One part of the Phycisphaeraceae bacterium genome encodes these proteins:
- a CDS encoding ABC-F family ATP-binding cassette domain-containing protein, protein MPALTLTNVSYAIGDRRLLNKVSITIQHGECAGIVGRNGAGKSTLFKLVTGEKTPDSGEVVRARGNTMAVVGQDPVFSGSMTLLEEAAQGLEAIQDLQQRLDDLYEQIANIDDAAPDAEIDRDGLLRQAEHVQHELEQRDGYATQHRVEIVLQGVGFTQKEFSLPVEGLSGGQRSRLALSKALLADPDLLLLDEPTNHLDIEGRQWLENFLSTKFQGSVLLISHDRYLLDHCVRRIIEVDNGGLIEYPGSYTKMVQLRAERKQLQMHAYEKQQEKFARESEYIRRFKAGQRARQAKGRESRLTREMEEQSIERPLEASVLHFVAPPAPRSGDIVATLNNGSVWYDVPADDSNVAHRRTLFEQFNVKISRGERWGVIGANGAGKSTLVRCLLGEQQLDEGNSRIGSNVEIGHYKQIDATMDLQMTVREYLQREYRLAHDGKLLSEQEASDLAGAFLFSGRDQQKPMGALSGGERSRARLASLMVSGKNLLVLDEPTNHLDIPSCERLEQALRPTSQDGKYDHTLILISHDRALLDALCDQLIVFEHDGRVRVFHGNYSQWLESSGQPADAGVNQTSHQSTPKQTAQPQPAAEKPKAKPNGESKRNPLSWMRDEQLDEKIEELSALVKSLDEKMSDPKVYTDASLCKQVIAERETAKESLDQHEAEWLRRADG, encoded by the coding sequence GTGCCAGCACTCACACTTACCAACGTCAGTTATGCCATTGGAGACAGGAGACTCCTCAACAAAGTGAGTATCACAATCCAGCACGGCGAGTGCGCTGGGATTGTGGGCCGCAATGGTGCGGGCAAATCAACTTTGTTCAAACTGGTTACCGGCGAAAAAACACCTGATTCGGGTGAAGTTGTTCGTGCTCGTGGAAACACAATGGCTGTTGTGGGGCAGGATCCGGTATTCTCGGGTTCAATGACCCTGCTTGAAGAAGCAGCACAAGGGCTCGAAGCGATCCAGGATCTTCAGCAGCGTCTCGATGATCTTTACGAGCAGATCGCAAACATTGATGATGCTGCACCTGATGCTGAGATTGATCGCGATGGCTTGCTTCGTCAGGCGGAGCACGTGCAGCACGAGTTGGAACAACGCGATGGATATGCAACGCAGCATCGCGTCGAGATTGTGCTGCAAGGCGTTGGGTTCACACAGAAAGAGTTCTCATTGCCTGTTGAGGGACTCTCGGGTGGACAGCGGTCGAGGCTGGCGCTTTCCAAGGCGTTGCTTGCCGACCCGGATCTGCTTTTGCTTGACGAGCCAACGAACCACCTCGATATCGAGGGCAGGCAATGGCTTGAGAACTTTCTGAGCACGAAGTTCCAGGGATCGGTGTTATTGATCTCGCATGATCGGTATCTGCTCGATCATTGTGTGCGAAGAATTATCGAAGTTGATAACGGTGGATTGATCGAGTATCCCGGCAGCTACACAAAGATGGTGCAGTTGCGCGCGGAACGCAAGCAGTTGCAGATGCATGCGTATGAGAAACAGCAGGAAAAGTTCGCTCGCGAGAGTGAGTACATTCGCAGATTCAAGGCTGGCCAGCGGGCCCGCCAGGCGAAGGGACGCGAATCTCGCCTGACGCGCGAGATGGAAGAGCAGTCAATCGAACGCCCGCTCGAAGCGAGTGTGCTGCACTTTGTCGCACCACCAGCGCCGCGCTCCGGTGACATTGTTGCGACGTTGAACAATGGATCTGTGTGGTATGATGTGCCAGCAGATGATTCAAATGTTGCACATCGCAGAACGCTTTTTGAACAGTTCAATGTGAAGATCAGTCGTGGCGAGCGTTGGGGAGTGATCGGCGCGAACGGTGCGGGCAAGTCCACACTTGTGCGCTGCCTGCTCGGAGAACAACAACTCGACGAGGGCAACTCCCGCATAGGATCGAATGTCGAGATCGGGCACTACAAGCAGATCGACGCGACCATGGATCTACAGATGACGGTGCGAGAGTATTTGCAGCGCGAGTATCGGCTTGCGCACGACGGGAAGCTGCTGTCCGAGCAGGAAGCGAGCGATCTGGCTGGCGCGTTTCTGTTTTCAGGTCGCGATCAGCAGAAGCCGATGGGAGCGCTTTCGGGTGGCGAACGCAGCAGGGCTCGACTCGCGTCGCTGATGGTTTCTGGCAAGAACCTGCTGGTGCTTGATGAACCGACCAACCATCTGGACATCCCAAGCTGCGAACGACTGGAGCAGGCCCTTCGTCCGACATCGCAGGATGGAAAGTACGATCACACACTTATTCTCATCAGCCATGATCGTGCATTGCTTGATGCGCTCTGCGACCAGCTCATTGTGTTCGAGCACGATGGACGCGTGCGGGTGTTCCACGGGAACTATTCACAGTGGCTGGAATCGAGCGGGCAGCCTGCTGATGCTGGTGTCAACCAAACCAGTCATCAATCGACTCCTAAGCAGACAGCCCAGCCACAGCCTGCAGCAGAGAAACCTAAGGCAAAGCCCAACGGTGAGAGCAAGCGGAACCCACTCAGCTGGATGCGTGACGAGCAGCTCGATGAAAAGATCGAGGAGCTTTCTGCACTTGTCAAATCACTCGACGAGAAGATGTCTGATCCGAAGGTCTATACAGACGCGAGCTTGTGTAAGCAGGTGATTGCCGAGCGGGAAACGGCCAAGGAATCACTGGATCAGCACGAGGCGGAGTGGCTTCGTCGGGCTGACGGTTAA
- a CDS encoding DUF481 domain-containing protein codes for MLRFSRNISITLALAGSAAFSLTALAQDEAPPPLDPSTPWLEGWKGSIDLGLNGASGNTERFNFRAGLNAARDTTDYKTTFELTYNYGQDDGDESENRLYQLLRNDWKFDDSPWGFFAQESLEIDSFADWDQRLSLFAGPSYQFIKNEKTSVNLRAGLGLSKEFGGEDDDWTPEALLGADLEHKIDDRSKVTASVDLYPSLDDAGEMRAIAKAAYEYVLSEESNMIFKAGVEDRYDSSPGDGQNRNDFTYFATVGWTF; via the coding sequence ATGCTCAGGTTCTCACGGAATATATCAATCACGCTCGCTCTAGCGGGTTCGGCGGCATTCTCATTGACCGCACTTGCTCAGGACGAAGCGCCGCCGCCACTTGATCCTTCAACCCCTTGGCTCGAAGGCTGGAAGGGCTCGATCGATCTCGGTCTCAACGGGGCATCGGGCAATACCGAGCGTTTTAACTTCCGCGCGGGTCTGAATGCAGCACGCGATACCACTGACTACAAGACAACGTTCGAGCTCACATACAACTATGGTCAGGATGATGGTGATGAGTCTGAGAACCGTCTGTATCAGCTTCTCCGCAATGACTGGAAGTTTGATGACTCTCCGTGGGGTTTCTTCGCGCAGGAGTCTCTTGAAATTGACAGCTTTGCCGACTGGGATCAGCGACTGTCACTATTTGCAGGTCCTTCATATCAGTTTATCAAGAACGAGAAAACCTCGGTGAACCTGCGTGCTGGCCTCGGTCTTTCCAAAGAGTTTGGTGGCGAGGATGATGACTGGACACCCGAGGCGCTACTTGGTGCCGACCTCGAACACAAGATCGACGACAGATCAAAGGTCACTGCGAGTGTGGATCTGTATCCTTCACTGGATGATGCTGGCGAGATGCGCGCGATCGCAAAGGCCGCGTACGAGTATGTGCTCAGCGAAGAGAGCAACATGATTTTCAAGGCTGGCGTCGAAGATCGCTATGACTCATCACCGGGCGATGGACAGAACAGGAACGATTTTACATACTTTGCGACTGTCGGCTGGACGTTCTGA
- the sucC gene encoding ADP-forming succinate--CoA ligase subunit beta → MKIHEYQGRDLLSSAKIPVPSGRVIENANDAASAYDAIAKESGTDLAVVKAQVHAGGRGKAGFVKLVRSAKEATEAAEFMLSNVMVSVQTGPEGIAVNKLLIAAGVDIAKEYYLAITTDRKTRRNILIASSEGGVEIEAVAAKNPDAIIKEPLHPTLGLQGFQATKVAFRLGFKGKQVRQAASIMQKLAKLYVEKDCSIAEINPLIVTPPSEQHPDGEVLAIDAKFNFDDNGLFRHKDIQELADPNEENPAELRAHEYGLSYIALDGNIGCLVNGAGLAMATMDIIKLHGGDPANFLDVGGSASEEAVTEAFRIILSDSGVKGVMVNIFGGIMQCDVIAQGIVNAAEEVGFKIPLVVRLEGTNVEAGRKILEGAKSKIPTMQAAADLTDAASKVCAAVG, encoded by the coding sequence ATGAAAATCCACGAATACCAGGGTCGAGACCTGCTCAGTTCCGCGAAGATCCCCGTGCCATCAGGGCGAGTGATCGAGAACGCGAACGATGCAGCATCCGCCTACGACGCGATCGCCAAGGAGTCGGGTACTGATCTAGCCGTTGTCAAAGCGCAGGTCCACGCGGGCGGTCGCGGCAAGGCTGGATTTGTGAAACTCGTCCGGTCAGCCAAGGAAGCAACCGAAGCAGCCGAGTTCATGCTATCCAATGTCATGGTGAGTGTGCAGACTGGCCCCGAGGGGATTGCGGTCAACAAGTTGCTTATTGCAGCAGGCGTTGATATTGCGAAGGAGTATTACCTGGCGATTACGACAGATCGCAAGACGCGTCGGAACATCCTCATCGCGTCGAGTGAGGGCGGTGTTGAGATCGAAGCGGTCGCAGCCAAGAACCCGGACGCGATCATCAAGGAGCCACTCCATCCCACGCTTGGTCTGCAGGGATTCCAGGCGACGAAGGTCGCGTTCAGACTCGGGTTCAAGGGCAAGCAGGTTCGTCAGGCTGCGAGCATTATGCAGAAGCTGGCGAAGCTGTATGTAGAAAAAGATTGCTCGATTGCTGAGATCAATCCACTGATTGTGACACCGCCATCAGAGCAGCACCCTGATGGCGAAGTGCTTGCGATCGATGCGAAGTTTAACTTCGATGACAACGGGCTGTTCCGCCACAAGGACATCCAGGAACTCGCCGATCCGAATGAGGAGAACCCGGCCGAGCTTCGCGCGCACGAGTACGGGCTTTCGTACATCGCGCTTGACGGCAACATCGGATGTCTGGTCAACGGCGCAGGTCTTGCGATGGCGACCATGGACATCATCAAGCTCCACGGCGGCGATCCTGCGAACTTCCTCGATGTTGGTGGTTCAGCGTCAGAGGAAGCGGTGACCGAAGCATTCCGCATCATTCTGTCTGATTCAGGCGTGAAGGGTGTGATGGTCAACATCTTCGGCGGGATCATGCAGTGCGATGTGATCGCGCAGGGCATTGTAAATGCGGCTGAGGAAGTCGGATTCAAGATCCCACTCGTTGTGCGTCTCGAAGGGACAAACGTCGAAGCGGGCCGCAAGATTCTCGAAGGCGCAAAGTCGAAGATCCCGACCATGCAGGCTGCAGCTGACCTGACCGATGCTGCAAGCAAGGTGTGCGCTGCGGTGGGATAA
- a CDS encoding N-acetylmuramoyl-L-alanine amidase, whose product MQSPDQFVNLSGQPVRIENESVPTGRRQAIRMMLSSAVGVAGIGLLSGCSTRSGSMTYIPGVWSSKSARENATADPVTSRYVDPRPRADVTPEMGLASPFPMAMPRSSWTKEGVIARLADPMVAIERITVHHDAIDNAGLRTKNDVARRLNATRSGHLARGWADIGYHYIIDPMGNVWEGRPVQWQGAHVKEANPRNLGVMVMGNFMHERPSTEAMASLERFLTESMSRYRVQVSKVYTHRELGRTLCPGTNLQNVMLGLRSQTGGLSRVRA is encoded by the coding sequence ATGCAAAGCCCAGATCAGTTTGTGAATCTCTCCGGCCAACCGGTTCGGATCGAGAATGAATCTGTCCCCACCGGTCGCAGACAGGCAATCCGGATGATGCTGTCGTCGGCAGTTGGTGTAGCTGGCATCGGTCTGCTTTCAGGCTGTTCAACACGCAGCGGGAGCATGACGTACATCCCGGGTGTCTGGAGTTCAAAATCGGCAAGAGAGAACGCGACCGCGGATCCTGTGACGAGTCGATACGTTGATCCCCGCCCACGTGCTGATGTGACACCCGAGATGGGGCTCGCATCTCCATTCCCGATGGCGATGCCGCGATCGTCGTGGACCAAAGAGGGAGTGATCGCACGTCTGGCTGACCCGATGGTTGCGATCGAACGCATCACAGTGCATCACGACGCGATCGATAATGCAGGCTTGCGAACGAAGAACGATGTTGCCCGCCGTCTGAACGCAACCCGCTCGGGGCATCTGGCTCGCGGCTGGGCTGACATTGGGTACCACTACATCATTGACCCAATGGGCAACGTGTGGGAAGGCAGACCTGTTCAGTGGCAGGGTGCGCACGTGAAGGAAGCCAATCCACGCAACCTCGGTGTGATGGTCATGGGCAACTTCATGCACGAGCGTCCATCAACCGAAGCAATGGCATCGCTGGAGCGATTTCTCACGGAATCGATGTCGCGGTATCGCGTGCAAGTCTCGAAGGTCTACACGCACAGAGAACTCGGGCGCACGCTCTGCCCGGGCACAAACCTGCAGAATGTCATGCTTGGTCTCCGCAGTCAGACGGGCGGGCTTTCCCGCGTTCGCGCCTGA
- a CDS encoding nicotinamide-nucleotide amidohydrolase family protein: protein MLAVAESCTGGLIGATITSVAGSSACFAGGFIVYANEMKQRAIGVSAMTLEQHGAVSRQCAIEMANGALEGARADIAVAVTGIAGPDGGTETKPVGTVWIGLARHGKLTSARHFIFPGDRQSVRVLTVQTVLQWILALVCEKSPANLEYEHPTS, encoded by the coding sequence ATGCTCGCTGTTGCAGAATCATGCACCGGTGGATTGATCGGCGCGACAATCACAAGTGTGGCGGGCTCGTCTGCGTGCTTTGCAGGCGGATTCATTGTATATGCCAACGAGATGAAGCAACGGGCAATCGGCGTCAGTGCAATGACGCTGGAGCAGCACGGCGCAGTCAGCAGACAGTGCGCGATTGAGATGGCGAATGGTGCACTGGAAGGAGCTCGTGCTGATATCGCGGTAGCAGTGACGGGGATTGCCGGACCTGATGGTGGAACCGAAACGAAACCAGTCGGAACCGTGTGGATCGGACTCGCAAGACACGGCAAGTTGACGAGTGCGCGGCACTTTATTTTTCCGGGAGATCGACAGTCGGTTCGTGTTTTGACCGTGCAGACGGTCCTGCAATGGATACTGGCTCTGGTTTGTGAAAAATCTCCAGCGAATCTCGAATATGAACACCCGACTTCGTGA
- a CDS encoding hydroxymethylglutaryl-CoA lyase, whose translation MAQRVRITDVSPRDGLQNEPLAVDGSPVPTADKLRLIEMLAASGVDEIELTSFVHPKWVPQLADAADLLMLVAERFAGKQAGIDRPVFSVLIPNDKGMQRLIEVNTQAQDRFGNPIVDRIALFTAASETFSQKNTNASIEETLTRFDPVLDLAHRAGLGVRGYVSCVIECPFEGPISPSQIADVSSRLWELGKHRGLDEIDLGDTIGKGTAGTTQAMLTAVQQELPREARLTLHLHDTFGNAAECVRTALDMGITSFDSAAGGLGGCPFASTDSTRAPGNIDTALLVRTCTDAGYKGSIDTTKLAPASAFALSLKNQTARSSSSSSSALIETHRENGILHIRLDRASKRNAQTPEMLTQLDAAINAATEQDRVILLSGNGPTFCAGFDLSLCKDDETALDALLTGLSRVVQSLRTASQPVVVAIHGAAVAGGCALIGGADVIVATRDAKMGYPVVKLGISPAVNAPFIARAGEQHATSGARDVFLDPTLHTAEDFAHRTGIAIELVDDHDKLTRRAMDIAQSLASKPPNALAQTKHWLSEIDGSLTDAQRGLDVSLSLTTNDEVTSLLPHVWSERKK comes from the coding sequence ATGGCTCAGCGAGTGCGAATTACGGATGTCTCCCCGCGCGATGGATTGCAGAACGAGCCGCTCGCTGTCGATGGTTCACCCGTCCCAACCGCAGACAAGCTGCGCCTCATCGAAATGCTCGCTGCATCCGGCGTGGATGAGATCGAGTTGACGAGCTTCGTCCACCCAAAGTGGGTTCCACAGCTTGCGGATGCCGCTGATCTGCTGATGCTGGTTGCCGAGAGATTCGCTGGCAAACAGGCTGGGATAGATCGCCCTGTTTTTTCCGTTCTCATCCCCAACGACAAGGGGATGCAGCGATTGATCGAAGTCAACACGCAGGCACAGGATCGGTTCGGCAATCCCATCGTGGATCGCATTGCTCTCTTCACCGCTGCTAGCGAAACCTTCTCACAGAAGAACACCAACGCGTCGATTGAGGAAACACTTACACGGTTTGACCCTGTACTTGATCTAGCCCATAGAGCTGGGCTTGGCGTGCGCGGGTATGTCTCGTGCGTCATTGAGTGCCCGTTCGAGGGACCGATCTCGCCATCGCAGATCGCGGATGTTTCGAGCAGACTGTGGGAACTCGGGAAGCATCGCGGGCTCGACGAGATCGACCTTGGCGACACCATTGGCAAGGGAACCGCTGGCACGACGCAAGCCATGCTCACCGCAGTGCAGCAGGAACTCCCGCGCGAAGCCAGACTCACACTCCATCTGCACGACACATTCGGAAACGCTGCCGAGTGTGTACGGACGGCGCTCGACATGGGCATCACCTCGTTCGACAGCGCAGCTGGCGGACTTGGTGGCTGTCCGTTCGCATCGACAGACAGCACGCGCGCGCCGGGCAATATCGACACCGCATTGCTTGTGCGTACATGTACCGATGCAGGATACAAAGGCAGCATCGACACAACCAAGCTCGCGCCAGCCTCAGCCTTTGCACTGTCTCTGAAGAATCAGACTGCTAGGTCATCGTCTTCCTCATCATCTGCACTCATTGAAACGCATCGTGAGAACGGCATTCTGCACATCAGATTGGATCGCGCATCCAAGCGCAACGCGCAGACACCCGAGATGCTCACCCAGCTCGACGCAGCGATCAACGCCGCAACAGAACAGGACCGTGTGATTTTGCTCTCGGGTAACGGCCCCACGTTCTGCGCGGGATTTGATCTTTCTCTTTGCAAGGACGACGAGACCGCGCTCGATGCGCTGCTGACAGGACTCAGCAGGGTTGTGCAATCGCTTCGAACGGCATCGCAGCCTGTCGTCGTCGCGATTCATGGTGCAGCGGTTGCCGGTGGATGCGCGTTGATCGGTGGAGCAGATGTCATCGTCGCGACTCGCGATGCGAAGATGGGCTATCCGGTCGTCAAGCTCGGCATCTCCCCTGCTGTCAATGCACCGTTCATCGCGCGAGCTGGCGAACAGCACGCAACAAGCGGCGCGCGTGATGTGTTCCTCGACCCGACACTGCACACCGCTGAAGATTTCGCTCACCGCACCGGCATCGCGATAGAACTTGTGGACGATCACGATAAACTCACCAGGCGCGCGATGGATATAGCGCAATCACTCGCCTCGAAACCGCCAAACGCTCTTGCGCAGACGAAACACTGGCTCAGCGAAATCGATGGCTCACTCACAGACGCGCAGCGAGGGCTCGACGTATCGCTCTCACTCACCACGAACGACGAGGTAACATCGCTGCTCCCACACGTCTGGAGTGAACGAAAGAAATAA
- a CDS encoding enoyl-CoA hydratase/isomerase family protein, translating to MAPSDLAHLTIDDRVATLSLNRPDARNALSIDLLEALHTQMDAVESLCAQPDRPVVLVVTGEGKSFCAGMDLKAVLGNAELARTLLTRLAELTLRIRAIPMVTVASVNGAAIGGGCGLSCVCDISISHVDAKLGFPEVDLGVCPAVVAPWVVRKLGASRARQVLLSGGLMTGQRGHEIGLINHCVASRNDLAARTVEITHAIASGGAMALAATKGLLNELDHSLDRDIVLKGAQLSADVLSTDEAQQRLSAALKK from the coding sequence ATGGCACCATCCGATCTTGCTCATCTCACTATTGATGACCGCGTCGCGACACTCTCGCTCAACCGCCCCGATGCGCGGAACGCGTTGAGTATCGACTTGCTCGAAGCGCTGCACACCCAGATGGATGCTGTTGAATCGCTCTGCGCACAACCTGACAGACCTGTCGTACTCGTTGTGACCGGTGAGGGGAAGTCCTTCTGCGCTGGAATGGACCTGAAAGCGGTATTAGGCAATGCCGAACTCGCGCGCACCCTGCTCACGCGACTCGCGGAACTCACGCTCCGCATTCGCGCGATACCCATGGTCACCGTTGCCAGTGTCAACGGTGCAGCGATCGGTGGCGGATGCGGTCTCTCGTGCGTGTGCGATATCTCCATCTCGCACGTAGACGCGAAGCTCGGATTCCCCGAGGTTGATCTTGGCGTGTGCCCGGCTGTGGTAGCGCCGTGGGTTGTGAGAAAGCTCGGCGCAAGCAGAGCGCGACAGGTGCTCCTCTCGGGCGGACTCATGACGGGGCAGCGTGGACACGAGATCGGACTCATCAACCACTGCGTTGCATCGCGCAATGATCTTGCAGCAAGGACGGTCGAGATCACGCACGCGATCGCGTCAGGCGGCGCGATGGCGCTCGCGGCAACGAAGGGCTTACTCAACGAACTCGATCACTCGCTCGATCGAGACATTGTGCTCAAGGGAGCGCAACTTTCTGCAGACGTACTCTCAACAGACGAGGCGCAACAGAGGCTTTCCGCAGCACTGAAAAAATAG
- a CDS encoding ABC transporter permease, producing MAFIYETIKLGLTSLRLHLLRSILTALGIIFGVAAVIAMVSIGEGSTLEALKRIESLGARNIIIRSVKPPQENQPNMGNQSFVISFGLSRDDLAAIRHAFPDAAHIVPVKSTGREILRNENIIVSQAFGTTPDLINVARLQMGRGRYLVQDDLDNERQVAVIGAAVATQLFQFEDPVGQVLHIDDQPFTVVGVLKPVGFAGGAGATLIGRDLNHDVHIPITSIDNDIVVRRTAGSFEATEVEVNEIYVEAATSDHVLPDSRRIRRLLEVTHPKMDDVDLVVPFELLEQARKASLTGRAVSATIAGISLLIGGIGIMNIMLATVTERTREIGIRRALGATKKHIVWQFIVETSVLSALGGLIGVALGVSISLLLDWGVPKLPRIGFLRQYIDPDVSLPTHVTGWSIMVAFVIAVLTGLIFGIYPARRAAAQDPIVALRHD from the coding sequence ATGGCATTCATCTATGAGACGATCAAACTCGGCCTGACCAGCCTCAGACTCCACCTGCTCAGGAGCATCCTGACAGCGCTGGGCATCATCTTTGGCGTGGCTGCCGTCATCGCAATGGTGTCAATTGGTGAGGGCTCGACACTCGAAGCGCTCAAGCGGATCGAGTCACTCGGCGCGCGGAACATCATTATTCGCTCGGTGAAGCCACCACAGGAAAATCAGCCAAACATGGGCAATCAGTCGTTTGTGATCTCGTTCGGGCTTTCACGCGACGACCTCGCCGCGATCCGCCATGCCTTCCCCGATGCTGCCCACATCGTGCCCGTCAAATCGACAGGGCGCGAGATCCTCCGAAACGAAAACATTATCGTCAGCCAAGCTTTCGGTACAACCCCAGACCTGATCAATGTTGCCCGCCTCCAGATGGGGCGAGGTCGCTACCTCGTGCAGGATGATCTTGACAACGAACGCCAGGTTGCTGTGATCGGAGCAGCGGTGGCAACTCAGCTGTTTCAGTTTGAGGATCCGGTTGGGCAAGTGCTTCACATTGACGACCAGCCCTTCACGGTTGTTGGTGTTTTAAAGCCTGTCGGGTTTGCAGGCGGAGCTGGAGCGACGCTGATCGGTCGTGACCTCAATCATGATGTGCATATCCCGATCACATCTATCGACAACGACATCGTCGTCCGTCGGACCGCGGGCAGCTTCGAAGCCACTGAGGTCGAGGTCAACGAGATATACGTCGAGGCAGCGACGAGCGATCACGTGCTGCCGGATTCTCGCCGCATTCGGCGTTTGCTGGAAGTCACTCATCCAAAGATGGATGATGTCGATCTCGTTGTGCCATTTGAGCTTCTCGAACAGGCAAGAAAAGCATCGCTCACAGGGCGGGCCGTCTCTGCAACAATTGCTGGTATCAGCCTGCTGATCGGTGGTATCGGAATTATGAACATCATGCTCGCGACAGTCACGGAACGCACCCGCGAGATCGGCATCCGTCGCGCGCTCGGAGCTACCAAAAAGCACATTGTCTGGCAGTTTATTGTGGAGACCAGTGTGCTGTCAGCGCTTGGCGGACTGATCGGTGTTGCCCTCGGCGTGAGTATCAGTCTCTTGCTTGACTGGGGCGTACCAAAGCTACCCAGAATCGGGTTTCTGCGTCAGTACATCGACCCCGATGTCTCGCTTCCGACACACGTCACGGGTTGGTCAATCATGGTCGCGTTCGTGATTGCCGTGCTGACGGGCTTGATCTTCGGCATCTATCCAGCTCGGAGAGCTGCGGCACAGGATCCCATTGTCGCGCTGCGCCACGATTAG
- the map gene encoding type I methionyl aminopeptidase encodes MRAPTKTNLVTSPADVSLAVEAAERVVLVHQRVSAVLKAGMTLAQVDKLVAQALADLQSKSCFLGYRVPRTPPFTSHACLSVNDCIVHGTAGSYTKPLERGDLFSIDIGVSYKGWIGDAAWTYAIGEYPSDEAKRLMDAGKESLHEGVKELHPNNTYKAWAERVEHIVEEKYGFHLTLGLGGHGYGRILHQPPYISNSVPGWMGEWPDGSRQCKPGTLVAVEPMLAIGTGHTKQKRGEWPIYTADGSLSVHYEHDVLITEDGPRVLTQGLENLPDVVG; translated from the coding sequence ATGCGTGCCCCGACAAAGACCAATCTCGTCACATCACCAGCCGATGTCTCGCTCGCTGTAGAAGCTGCAGAGAGAGTCGTCCTTGTACACCAACGTGTATCAGCAGTGCTGAAGGCTGGCATGACGCTCGCGCAGGTGGATAAGCTTGTCGCCCAGGCTCTTGCCGATCTGCAAAGCAAATCCTGCTTCCTTGGGTATCGCGTGCCGCGCACGCCGCCGTTCACCTCGCACGCGTGTCTCAGTGTGAACGACTGCATTGTCCACGGCACAGCCGGCTCATACACAAAGCCTCTGGAGCGTGGCGATCTATTCAGCATCGACATCGGCGTGAGCTACAAGGGCTGGATCGGCGATGCCGCATGGACCTATGCCATCGGTGAGTATCCATCCGACGAGGCAAAGCGGTTAATGGATGCTGGCAAGGAATCACTCCACGAGGGCGTGAAAGAGCTGCACCCGAATAACACATACAAAGCGTGGGCCGAGCGGGTTGAGCACATCGTCGAAGAGAAGTACGGCTTCCATTTAACGCTCGGGCTAGGTGGGCACGGCTACGGACGCATCCTCCATCAACCGCCGTACATCTCAAACTCTGTCCCAGGCTGGATGGGTGAATGGCCCGATGGCTCACGCCAGTGCAAGCCGGGAACGCTTGTCGCGGTTGAGCCTATGCTCGCGATCGGCACCGGCCACACAAAGCAGAAGCGCGGGGAATGGCCTATCTACACTGCTGACGGCTCACTCAGCGTGCATTACGAACACGATGTGCTCATTACAGAAGACGGCCCGCGCGTTCTGACACAGGGCCTTGAAAATCTTCCCGATGTCGTCGGCTGA